AGGCATCGACGTCGCCGTGCGCATTGGCCACCTGCCGGATTCGAGCCTGAAGGCCCTGCGCGTGGGCCAGGTGCGGCGCGTGCTGTGCGCCTCGCCCGAGTATCTCGCCAAACATCCCTTGCCGCAGCATCCGTCCGACCTGCTGCGCCACACGATCATCGCCGCCACCGGCATCTCGCCGCGGGTCGAATGGAAGTTCGGCGCGGTCGACGATCCGACCATGGTGCGACTGCGCCCGCGCCTGACCGTGACCAGCAACGACGCCGCCATCGAAGCCGCCTGCGCGGGGCTGGGCATCTGCCGCCTGCTGTCCTACCAGATCGCCGACGAGCTGACCGCCGGCCGCCTGAAGATCGTCCTGTCCGAGTACGAAGAGGCGCCATGGCCGGTGCACCTGGTGCACCGCGAGAGCAAATTCGGCTCGTCGAAGGTGCGCAATTTCATCGACCTGCTGGCCGACCACCTGCGCGCCAATCCGCACCTGAACTGATCCGGCTTTCCTGCGCGCGTATGCGAAGCGCCCGCAAGTCTCCGGTTCA
This portion of the Telluria beijingensis genome encodes:
- a CDS encoding LysR family transcriptional regulator; translation: MDQLHLMNVFVAVGEEEGFAAAARRLDLSPAAVTRAIAGLEEKLGVKLLLRTTRNVRLTEAGRRYLDDTRAILASIVEADEAAAGVNAAPKGNLSVTASVLFGKAFVMPCIVQFLNEYPEVEVSALFLDRIVNLVDEGIDVAVRIGHLPDSSLKALRVGQVRRVLCASPEYLAKHPLPQHPSDLLRHTIIAATGISPRVEWKFGAVDDPTMVRLRPRLTVTSNDAAIEAACAGLGICRLLSYQIADELTAGRLKIVLSEYEEAPWPVHLVHRESKFGSSKVRNFIDLLADHLRANPHLN